Proteins encoded by one window of Winogradskyella sp. PG-2:
- a CDS encoding LysM peptidoglycan-binding domain-containing protein, with product MVFGFSQVKTDSVAKVSDSLIDGKFMASQKVIRAEVDSLGIKSLEDIPEALELDKKWLDELYSMSLFDTIYKSVTELTYEPVDYPELTTDTLKARLKRLNARTPFNVEYNRSLESVIKRYLKHRRTSLERLMGLSHFYFPMFETEFDNYNIPLEMKYLSIVESALKPRARSRVGATGLWQFMFATGKEHKLDVSSYVDERRDPIKSTTAAAQYLSRLYRIFGDWDLALAAYNSGPGNVNKAIRRSGGYKNYWNIRQNLPRETAGYVPAFLATMYIFEFAEEHGFKPERPTFQHIQTDTIHVKQMITLDQVAETTGVKIEELQFLNPSYKLDIIPKIKGKTYVLRLPREAVGIFVANEDKIYDFAKAEFNKREKPLPQLFNADTKVRYRVRNGDYLGKIARKYGVRVSQIKRWNGLRSNNLKIGQRLTIYPRNPSTSTSSKPVKKVVNTAGKTTYKVQSGDSLWTIAQNFSGVSVQNIKDWNDISSNKLKIGMTLVVSN from the coding sequence GATTCTGTAGCTAAGGTTAGCGACTCACTTATTGATGGGAAGTTCATGGCATCTCAAAAGGTTATTCGTGCAGAAGTTGACTCTTTGGGTATTAAAAGCCTAGAAGATATACCAGAAGCTTTAGAATTAGATAAAAAATGGCTAGATGAACTTTATAGTATGTCATTATTTGACACCATTTATAAGTCAGTTACTGAACTTACATACGAACCCGTAGATTACCCAGAACTTACGACAGACACTTTAAAGGCAAGATTAAAACGCTTAAATGCCAGAACACCTTTTAATGTAGAGTATAACCGTTCACTTGAAAGCGTGATAAAGCGTTATCTCAAACACAGAAGAACATCTTTAGAACGTCTTATGGGATTGAGCCATTTCTATTTTCCAATGTTTGAGACAGAATTTGATAATTACAATATCCCGCTAGAGATGAAGTACTTATCCATTGTAGAATCAGCCTTAAAACCTAGAGCTAGATCTCGAGTTGGAGCCACAGGACTTTGGCAATTTATGTTTGCCACAGGAAAAGAGCATAAATTGGATGTGAGTAGTTATGTAGATGAGCGAAGAGATCCAATAAAATCGACAACTGCTGCTGCTCAATATTTATCTCGTCTGTATAGAATATTTGGTGATTGGGATTTAGCATTAGCGGCTTATAATTCTGGACCAGGTAATGTAAATAAAGCAATTAGGCGTTCGGGTGGTTATAAAAACTATTGGAATATTCGTCAAAACCTCCCAAGAGAAACAGCTGGATATGTACCAGCATTTTTAGCTACAATGTATATTTTCGAATTTGCTGAAGAACATGGTTTTAAACCAGAACGACCGACATTTCAACATATTCAAACAGATACTATACATGTTAAGCAAATGATTACCTTAGATCAAGTAGCTGAAACAACAGGAGTGAAAATTGAAGAATTACAGTTTTTGAATCCGTCATATAAATTAGATATTATACCAAAAATCAAAGGAAAAACATATGTGCTAAGATTACCAAGAGAAGCTGTTGGCATTTTTGTGGCAAATGAAGATAAAATTTACGATTTTGCCAAAGCGGAATTCAACAAGCGTGAAAAACCACTCCCACAGCTTTTTAATGCAGATACTAAGGTTAGATATCGTGTTAGAAATGGAGATTATTTAGGTAAGATTGCTCGGAAATATGGTGTTAGGGTGAGTCAAATAAAACGTTGGAATGGCCTAAGGAGCAATAACTTAAAAATAGGTCAACGTTTAACTATTTACCCGAGAAACCCAAGTACATCTACCTCATCTAAACCAGTAAAAAAAGTAGTAAACACTGCTGGTAAAACAACGTATAAAGTACAATCCGGAGACTCACTTTGGACTATTGCTCAAAACTTTTCTGGAGTTTCTGTTCAAAATATTAAAGATTGGAACGATATTAGTAGTAACAAACTCAAAATAGGAATGACACTTGTGGTGTCTAATTAA